The Rhinopithecus roxellana isolate Shanxi Qingling chromosome 13, ASM756505v1, whole genome shotgun sequence genome contains a region encoding:
- the PDXP gene encoding pyridoxal phosphate phosphatase, whose translation MMKRQLHRMRQLAQTGSLGRTPETAEFLGEDLLQVEQRLEPAKRAAHNVHKRLQACLQGQSGADMDKRVKKLPLMALSTTMAESFKELDPDSSMGKALEMSCAIQNQLARILAEFEMTLERDVLQPLSRLSEEELPAILKHKKSLQKLVSDWNTLKSRLSQATKNSGSSQGLGGGPGSHSHTTMANKVESLKEEEEELKRKVEQCRDEYLADLYHFVTKEDSYANYFIHLLEIQADYHRRSLSSLDTALAELRENHGQAGGDIGPAIPHLLAQTLAPIGRRPRLRPAPGPSSAPIGGCGERARTSAPCPRRERGAGGRRSAGCMARCERLRGAALREVLGRAQGVLFDCDGVLWNGERAVPGAPELLERLARAGKAALFVSNNSRRARPELVLRFARLGFGGLRAEQLFSSAVCAARLLRQRLPGPPGAPGAVFVLGGEGLRAELRAAGLRLAGDPGDDPSAGDGAAPRVRAVLVGYDEHFSFAKLSEACAHLRDPECLLVATDRDPWHPLSDGSRTPGTGSLAAAVETASGRQALVVGKPSPYMFECITENFSIDPAHTLMVGDRLETDILFGHRCGMTTVLTLTGVSRLEEAQAYLAAGQHDLVPHYYVESIADLTEGLED comes from the exons ATGATGAAGAGGCAGCTGCACCGCATGCGGCAGCTGGCCCAGACGGGCAGCTTGGGACG CACCCCGGAGACCGCTGAGTTCCTGGGTGAGGACCTGCTGCAG GTGGAACAGCGGCTGGAGCCGGCCAAGCGAGCAGCCCACAACGTCCACAAGCGGCTGCAGGCCTGTCTGCAGGGCCAGAGTGGGGCAGACATGGACAAGCGGGTG AAGAAGCTTCCCCTCATGGCTCTGTCCACCACGATGGCCGAGAGCTTCAAGGAGCTGGACCCTGATTCCAGCATGGG GAAGGCCCTGGAGATGAGCTGTGCCATCCAGAACCAGCTGGCCCGCATCCTGGCCGAGTTTGAGATGACCCTGGAGAGGGACGTCTTGCAGCCACTCAGCAGGCTGAGTGAG GAGGAGCTGCCAGCCATCCTCAAGCACAAGAAAAGCCTCCAGAAGCTCGTGTCCGACTGGAACACACTCAAGAGCAG GCTCAGTCAGGCAACCAAGAATTCAGGCAGCAGTCAAGGCCTGGGAGGCGGCCCGGGCAGTCACAGCCACACGACTATGGCCAACAAGGTGGAGTcgctgaaggaggaggaggaggagctgaagAGGAAGGTGGAGCAATGCAGG GACGAGTACTTGGCTGACCTGTACCACTTTGTTACCAAGGAGGACTCCTATGCCAACTATTTCATTCAT CTCCTGGAGATTCAAGCCGATTACCATCGCAGGTCACTGAGCTCTCTGGACACAGCCCTGGCTGAGCTGAGGGAGAACCACGGCCAAGCAGGTGGGGACATAGGCCCGGCGATACCACAC CTTCTCGCCCAGACTCTCGCCCCCATTGGCCGCAGGCCACGCCTTCGCCCCGCCCCCGGTCCTTCCAGCGCGCCAATTGGCGGCTGCGGGGAACGTGCCAGGACGAGCGCGCCGTGCCCGCGGAGAGAGCGCGGCGCGGGAGGCCGGCGGTCAGCTGGCTGCATGGCGCGCTGCGAGAGGCTTCGCGGAGCGGCCCTGCGCGAAGTGCTGGGCCGGGCGCAGGGGGTCCTGTTCGACTGTGACGGGGTGCTGTGGAACGGCGAGCGCGCCGTGCCGGGCGCCCCGGAGCTGCTGGAGCGGCTAGCGCGGGCCGGCAAGGCGGCTCTGTTTGTGAGCAACAACAGCCGGCGCGCGCGGCCCGAGCTGGTCCTCCGCTTCGCGCGCCTCGGCTTTGGGGGGCTGCGCGCCGAGCAGCTCTTCAGCTCCGCGGTGTGCGCCGCGCGCCTGCTGCGCCAGCGCCTGCCCGGGCCTCCGGGCGCGCCGGGCGCCGTGTTCGTGCTGGGCGGCGAGGGGCTGCGCGCCGAGCTGCGCGCTGCGGGGCTGCGCCTGGCTGGGGATCCGGGTGACGACCCGAGCGCGGGGGACGGCGCGGCCCCGCGCGTGCGCGCCGTGCTCGTGGGCTACGACGAGCACTTCTCCTTCGCCAAGCTGAGCGAGGCGTGCGCACACCTGCGCGACCCTGAGTGCCTGCTCGTGGCCACCGACCGTGACCCATGGCACCCGCTGAGCGATGGCAGTCGGACCCCTG GCACCGGGAGCCTGGCCGCTGCGGTGGAGACGGCCTCGGGACGCCAGGCCCTGGTGGTGGGCAAGCCCAGCCCCTACATGTTCGAGTGCATCACAGAGAACTTCAGCATCGACCCCGCACACACACTTATGGTGGGTGACCGCCTGGAGACCGACATCCTGTTCGGCCACCGCTGCGGCATGACCACCGTGCTCACACTCACAGGAGTCTCCCGCCTAGAAGAGGCCCAGGCCTACCTGGCGGCTGGCCAGCACGATCTCGTGCCGCATTACTATGTGGAGAGCATCGCAGACTTGACAGAGGGGTTGGAGGACTGA